TTTACTTCCCCCTTGAATATATCTGGCCCACCACAGTAAACATCCACGGCACTCTCCAGGTAGTGCTCTACTATAAAAGATTGCAGCATATTTGTTAACTCCTGTTGATATTCTTATTTTCAATAGATGTTTTGTTGATATTCTTATTTTCAATAGATGTTTTTATTTGCCTGTTACCTGTTGATTTTATTCTTTATTTCCGAGATTTCCATTGTTACCATATATCAGCTTTCAAACTGAGGTCTTATAAACAGACATCTATATTTAACTACTTGTTCATTCTTTATAAATTTATTTGGAAATTGTTCTTGATTTTCCGGACGCAGTAGATTTAAACCCCCAATTAAGAAAATGAACTTATGCACTGAAATCTCAGTTCTTTATTAGATCTCGATTTTGTCAAATATAATATCCTGATTATATGGTCTTTTACTTCAGGTTTATTTGCGTGGAAGGGCTCGTGAAAGTTAAGTTTAGCTGGAAAAATTATTATAATGTCTGCTTTTGTGACAAATCGGGGGAGAACTCAGGCAATAACTGAGAAAATACTTTTTACTGTTTTTATTAAGAAGATGATGTTCCGGTATCTTAAAAAAAAGGTTTATATGTCTCTTTACAGGGGACCTCTCAATTCTTGCCGTCCTCGTAGAGAAAAATATCTTCAATGCTTGTGTTAAAAAGTCTGGAAAGCCTGAACGCAAGATCAAGGGAAGGGTCATATTTTCCTTTTTCAATAGCGTTTATTGTCTGCCTTGTTACCCCCACCTTTTCAGCAAGACTTTCCTGGGTAAGGTCATGAATTGCCCTGTAAACTTTAATATTATTCTTCATCCCAGCCCCCATATTCCCTGTTGTAAAACCTGTAAAATAGAGTGTAAAGCACAAGGACACCGCAGCTTGCGTATGCCATGAAGAAACCAAGGTCAGTATGTCCGGGATATGTATTCCTCATGGCTATCAGGACTGCACCTCCAAGGGCAAGGCCCAATGCCATTATCTGGAGAGTAACGCGCGAAGCCTTCTGGCTAACCTGTTGAATCCTCTCATCTTCAACCACACCTTCCAGCCTGCTTTTTAAATTGTACATAGCCGCCATGCCTGCGAGTACAACACCTGCTGCAAGCGCCGGATTTCCTATCGAGACTGAAAAACCTACAACAGCCCCCATGATCATCGTGATCAGTAGGGTAATCATTCTAAATTGCTTTTTTTTCATCTGAAAAACCTCTTCATATATTTTCCAATTACAATAGTTATCATTTTCATTTTTTCAATTTTAACTCCAAGTATACTTCTAATGACATATTGTCAATATAGGTATACAAAATGTAATGTATATTTTACATTAAGTTGGATAAATATTACATTATTTATAGATTTCGGAATGGGAAGAATAGTTAAAAACTCTGAATAAATATGGTCTGGAAAAAAGGTTTGAAGAAGAATATTTGAAGAGGGGGTTGTCCTCTTCGAGTGTGTCTGATAGGAATTTCAGCTGCTTAATCTTAATCTGGAACATTGTGCCAGATTGTTTAAATCTCTAAAAATCGAAATTCCATATAAAAATTTGAAGTTTTAAACCTGTTCAGCAGTCCATCTAAAATAGTTAATCTGTATCAGAGGGTTTTTCGCATTTTATCTGCACTGTACTAAATAATTTATATCTGATTAACCCATTATTATAACTATGGAGGATAAATTTTTAAGATATGCTGAAATTATATTTTGTATTACTCTTTTTGTACTTATTTTGGTTGCCTACAGTAATACACCGGTTTGAAATAAAATGAATTTTCTCATTTCTTCTCCTCAAAAAGCTCTCTAAGCTCTTCAAGTCTCTCCGGAGGGCTTATCACAAGCAGGATATCATCGGACTTAAGTTCTGTCTCAGCTCCCAGATCATAGATTAGCTTGTGGTCCCTGGAAATTGCAAGCACAGAAACTCCATACTTCTTCCGGATATTAAGGTCCACCAGAGTTTGCCCCGTGGCTTCCGAATTCTTCCCTACTCTTACGCTTCGGATTTCTACATCGGAAAAGTCAAGGGAAATTTCACAGATACTTTTCCGGCGCATTTCAGGGCTGCGAAGTATCCTGTAGTGGTTAGCTCGAAGTTGGTTTCCCATTGTTTCTATCTCACTGAAAGGGACCATGTACTTGTGGAGCACCCGGGAAAAGAGTTCTATGGAACTTTCAAATTCGTCCGAGATGACCTCATCCGCCCCAAGAGCATAAAATCGGTCGAGTTCACTCAGGAAGTGGGTTCTTGCAATAATATGGATTTCAGGATTCAACCTCCTTGCCGCTTCAATGATCCTCTGTGCACTTACGGGGTCGCCTGCAGTTATAACAACTGATTTTGCAGCCCTGATGCCTGCATGTTCCAATACGGCTTTCTGGGCTGCATCTCCGTACATAATAGGTTCTCC
The Methanosarcina sp. WWM596 DNA segment above includes these coding regions:
- a CDS encoding MM0924 family protein, with the translated sequence MLQSFIVEHYLESAVDVYCGGPDIFKGEVKACADNVLTLENQIACGHPNLKDGVC
- a CDS encoding helix-turn-helix transcriptional regulator gives rise to the protein MKNNIKVYRAIHDLTQESLAEKVGVTRQTINAIEKGKYDPSLDLAFRLSRLFNTSIEDIFLYEDGKN
- a CDS encoding DUF2178 domain-containing protein, producing MKKKQFRMITLLITMIMGAVVGFSVSIGNPALAAGVVLAGMAAMYNLKSRLEGVVEDERIQQVSQKASRVTLQIMALGLALGGAVLIAMRNTYPGHTDLGFFMAYASCGVLVLYTLFYRFYNREYGGWDEE